The Streptomyces sp. CC0208 genome window below encodes:
- a CDS encoding beta-phosphoglucomutase family hydrolase has protein sequence MTELGLPEEIKACLFDLDGVVTRTAVVHAAAWKEMFDAFLREREGEHFRPFDDHDYDKYVDGLPRADGVRTFLTSRGIELPDGNPDDPPGAETVHGLGNRKNALVLEKIRTDGVEAYDDTLTYIRAARAQGLRTAIVSSSANCRDVLRAIDAEDLFDVRVDGVVAAERGLPGKPHPDTFLAAAHDLGLDAPRSAVFEDALAGMDAGRAGGFGYVVGLDRVGQADALYEHGADIVVKGLAELGGHA, from the coding sequence ATGACGGAGCTCGGTCTGCCAGAAGAGATCAAGGCCTGCCTGTTCGACCTCGACGGGGTCGTCACCAGGACGGCCGTCGTACACGCCGCCGCGTGGAAGGAGATGTTCGACGCGTTCCTGCGCGAACGCGAGGGCGAACACTTCCGGCCCTTCGACGACCACGACTACGACAAGTACGTCGACGGCCTGCCGCGGGCCGACGGGGTGCGCACCTTCCTCACCTCCCGCGGCATCGAACTGCCGGACGGGAACCCGGACGATCCACCGGGAGCGGAGACGGTCCACGGCCTCGGCAACCGCAAGAACGCCCTCGTCCTGGAGAAGATCCGCACGGACGGCGTCGAGGCCTACGACGACACCCTGACCTACATCCGCGCGGCCCGTGCCCAGGGTCTGCGCACCGCGATCGTCTCCTCCAGCGCCAACTGCCGTGACGTGCTGCGCGCGATCGACGCCGAGGACCTCTTCGACGTACGCGTCGACGGCGTGGTCGCGGCCGAGCGCGGGCTGCCCGGCAAGCCGCACCCCGACACGTTCCTCGCCGCCGCTCACGACCTGGGTCTGGACGCACCGCGGTCCGCCGTCTTCGAGGACGCCCTCGCCGGCATGGACGCGGGCCGCGCCGGAGGCTTTGGATACGTCGTCGGCCTCGACCGCGTCGGACAGGCCGACGCCCTGTACGAGCACGGCGCGGACATCGTCGTGAAGGGTCTCGCCGAGCTCGGAGGACACGCGTGA
- a CDS encoding phosphatase PAP2 family protein has translation MSSSAGQHSPAPLTERAMKRRGFLKTSLGASAGVLAAPTFASWLGAADAKAATAPLAFVDDYKTNLSANRTPETNAVVRALDGFARIWKTGDAWNTGTPLRPDILRANVRYSIDVTTRRTPAEAKVAFLYDRMHQSYSTIDGLGPLAALYKAGAKAVTSITSAPDGTPPTTIDDTLPAGAPAGSALGAGSHDSDLGKVAELVDTLRGNWASGNPSKYAYLYPRPWRMNEDSQVVDTGKKDALGYPVYDSKVVVAPQLLRQRSTSPADDGGFPSGHTNAYHLASLAYAYAVPERFQELVTRAMELSHTRILAGMHSTVDVMGGRIMATALAAATLADPANAELKAAARAQALAYFTQRTGTTPDTLFAYAHSDPADPYADRDANKRAVTPRLTYVLRREGRDKPLTVPKGAEVLLETRQPYLTAAQRRDVLQSTALPAGYVLLDGFEQWGRLNLFAAADGYGSFPGDVTVTLDAALGGFHAADTWRNDIDGCGSLTKRGSGTLTLTGHNRYTGGTVLKEGVLVAASAHALGHGDVRVQGGKLTLGGKSLQVPGTYSQESGALELTLRSGQEPVLEVTRRAVLGAGSVLSLKLDAKNPPKAGRTVRVLGCHGLRGQFDRVELNSDTLRAVPVYTTEGLSVRLLKR, from the coding sequence ATGTCGTCATCCGCCGGGCAGCACTCCCCCGCGCCGCTCACCGAACGCGCCATGAAGCGAAGGGGGTTCCTCAAGACGTCCCTGGGTGCCTCGGCCGGCGTCCTGGCCGCGCCCACCTTCGCCTCCTGGCTGGGCGCCGCGGACGCCAAGGCCGCCACCGCCCCCCTCGCGTTCGTCGACGACTACAAGACCAACCTCTCCGCGAACCGCACGCCCGAGACCAACGCGGTCGTCCGGGCCCTCGACGGCTTCGCGCGGATCTGGAAGACCGGCGACGCCTGGAACACCGGCACGCCGCTGCGGCCCGACATCCTGCGCGCCAATGTGCGCTACAGCATCGACGTCACGACCCGGCGCACCCCGGCCGAGGCGAAGGTGGCGTTCCTCTACGACCGTATGCACCAGAGCTACTCGACGATCGACGGCCTCGGCCCGCTCGCCGCCCTGTACAAGGCGGGCGCCAAGGCGGTCACGTCGATCACCAGCGCGCCCGACGGCACGCCCCCGACCACGATCGACGACACCCTGCCGGCCGGCGCCCCCGCCGGCTCCGCACTCGGCGCGGGCTCCCACGACTCGGACCTCGGCAAGGTGGCCGAGCTGGTGGACACCCTGCGCGGCAACTGGGCGTCGGGCAACCCGTCCAAGTACGCCTACCTGTATCCGCGTCCGTGGCGCATGAACGAGGACAGCCAGGTCGTCGACACGGGCAAGAAGGACGCTCTTGGCTACCCGGTGTACGACTCGAAGGTGGTCGTCGCGCCCCAGCTGCTGCGCCAGCGCAGCACCTCGCCGGCGGACGACGGCGGCTTCCCGAGCGGTCACACCAACGCCTACCACCTGGCCTCCCTGGCCTACGCGTACGCCGTGCCCGAGCGGTTCCAGGAACTGGTCACACGCGCGATGGAGCTCAGCCACACCCGGATCCTGGCGGGCATGCACTCCACCGTCGACGTCATGGGCGGTCGCATCATGGCGACCGCCCTGGCCGCCGCCACGCTGGCCGACCCGGCGAACGCCGAGCTCAAGGCCGCCGCCCGCGCCCAGGCGCTGGCGTACTTCACGCAGCGGACGGGAACCACCCCCGACACCCTGTTCGCCTACGCCCACTCGGACCCCGCCGACCCCTACGCGGACCGGGACGCGAACAAGCGGGCCGTCACGCCCCGGTTGACCTACGTGCTCAGGCGGGAGGGCCGCGACAAGCCCCTCACCGTGCCCAAGGGCGCGGAGGTGCTGCTGGAGACCCGGCAGCCCTACCTGACCGCGGCGCAGCGCCGTGACGTGTTGCAGTCCACCGCGCTGCCCGCCGGATACGTCCTTCTCGACGGCTTCGAGCAGTGGGGCCGCCTGAATCTCTTCGCCGCGGCCGACGGGTACGGCTCCTTCCCCGGCGACGTCACCGTCACGCTCGACGCGGCGCTGGGCGGCTTCCACGCGGCCGACACCTGGCGCAACGACATCGACGGCTGTGGCTCTCTGACCAAGCGGGGCAGCGGAACGCTCACCCTGACGGGGCACAACCGGTACACCGGCGGGACCGTGCTGAAGGAGGGCGTGCTGGTAGCGGCTTCGGCGCACGCCCTCGGCCACGGCGACGTGCGGGTGCAGGGCGGAAAGCTGACGCTGGGCGGCAAGTCGCTTCAGGTGCCCGGCACGTACAGCCAGGAGTCCGGCGCGCTGGAACTGACCCTGCGCTCGGGCCAGGAGCCGGTTCTGGAGGTGACCCGGCGCGCGGTGCTCGGCGCGGGCAGCGTGCTCTCGCTGAAGCTGGACGCGAAGAACCCTCCGAAGGCGGGCCGCACGGTCCGGGTCCTCGGCTGCCACGGCCTGCGCGGACAGTTCGACCGCGTCGAACTGAACTCCGACACCCTGCGGGCCGTACCCGTCTACACGACGGAAGGTCTGTCGGTACGACTCCTGAAGCGGTGA
- a CDS encoding ROK family protein, with translation MARAPRLTESAGAVFAVLAQAGTATRPQLASLARLSKPTVSSAVAELEGVHLAAHSGTSSGGTGRSAAVYRLGPAAGAVLAVDLGPALTRVRGCALDGTLLAEATGPRDEAADVVRDALSALPPDAPLRTIVVAVGDVTPPQRMRPATAKAGPVFDAVAVALPPGVPVHLENNVNCAALAELHEGAARGRHTFGYLRIGVGIGLGIVVGGQVLAGANGAAGELARLPYPWDDDLEPRHEALEEYIGSRSLLRRAAEAWPESDGACPRSAEQLFTLAGQGSATAGAVVARHAVDVGRLAAAVTAVLDPGLLVLGGSTGAFPQLLPGVRAELERLSWPTEVVSSQVGDLGTVVGAARLAVARGVQTVTQAARTKD, from the coding sequence GTGGCAAGAGCCCCCCGTCTGACCGAGAGCGCCGGCGCCGTGTTCGCGGTGCTGGCCCAGGCCGGCACCGCGACCCGGCCGCAGCTGGCGAGCCTCGCGCGCCTGTCCAAGCCGACGGTCTCCTCCGCCGTCGCCGAACTGGAGGGCGTCCATCTCGCGGCCCACTCCGGCACCTCCTCCGGCGGTACGGGCCGCAGCGCCGCCGTGTACCGCCTCGGCCCGGCCGCGGGCGCCGTGCTCGCCGTCGATCTCGGCCCCGCCCTCACCCGGGTGCGCGGCTGCGCCCTCGACGGCACCCTGCTCGCCGAGGCCACCGGACCCCGGGACGAGGCCGCCGACGTGGTGCGCGACGCCCTGTCCGCGCTGCCCCCCGACGCCCCGCTGCGCACCATCGTCGTGGCCGTCGGTGACGTCACCCCGCCGCAGCGCATGCGCCCCGCCACGGCCAAGGCCGGACCCGTCTTCGACGCGGTGGCCGTCGCGCTGCCGCCCGGAGTCCCCGTCCACCTGGAGAACAACGTCAACTGCGCCGCCCTCGCCGAACTGCACGAGGGCGCGGCCCGCGGCCGTCACACCTTCGGCTACCTGCGGATCGGCGTCGGTATCGGTCTCGGCATCGTCGTGGGCGGACAGGTGCTGGCCGGTGCCAACGGCGCCGCCGGAGAGCTCGCCAGACTGCCCTACCCCTGGGACGACGACCTGGAGCCCCGCCACGAGGCCCTGGAGGAGTACATCGGGTCCCGCTCCCTGCTGCGCCGGGCCGCGGAGGCTTGGCCGGAATCCGACGGCGCCTGCCCTCGCAGCGCCGAGCAGCTCTTCACCCTCGCCGGACAGGGCAGCGCCACAGCCGGCGCGGTGGTTGCCAGACACGCCGTGGACGTGGGCCGGCTGGCCGCCGCCGTGACCGCGGTACTGGACCCCGGACTGCTCGTGCTGGGCGGCAGTACCGGCGCGTTTCCGCAGCTCCTGCCCGGTGTGCGGGCCGAGCTGGAGCGACTCAGCTGGCCCACCGAGGTGGTCAGCAGCCAGGTCGGTGATCTCGGTACGGTCGTGGGTGCCGCCCGGCTCGCGGTCGCAAGAGGAGTCCAAACCGTGACCCAGGCGGCGCGGACGAAGGATTGA
- a CDS encoding carbohydrate ABC transporter permease — MTTTDIPRPADIDAGRRVSKKRPRKTASGGLRQAVSATTLLWIMACLYGFPVLWFVLSSLKPASDLFSYPLTLVPHNPTLSGFKAAWDSANFSQYFINTAIVCVITTILTVGVSCCTGYALAKYDNKWLKAFFLCILATTMLPGEVMLAPEFLVVRNLGLYNSFAGIILPAVLTATGCFMFRQFFLTVPDELVEAARIDGARELSIFLRIMVPLSRPIMLTLAILSFQWRWNDYIWPLLMLNDPNKFTVQIGIQSIVGAQNINWSVLLGASVISMIPLIAVFLVFQRYVMGADINAGLKD, encoded by the coding sequence ATGACAACCACAGACATCCCGCGCCCGGCCGACATCGACGCCGGAAGGAGAGTCTCCAAGAAGCGGCCCCGCAAGACGGCCAGCGGTGGGCTCCGGCAGGCGGTGTCCGCGACGACACTGCTGTGGATCATGGCCTGCCTGTACGGGTTCCCGGTGCTGTGGTTCGTCCTCAGCTCCCTCAAACCGGCCAGCGACCTGTTCTCCTATCCGCTGACGCTGGTCCCGCACAACCCCACCCTGTCGGGATTCAAGGCGGCGTGGGACAGCGCCAACTTCTCCCAGTACTTCATCAACACGGCCATCGTGTGCGTGATCACGACGATCCTCACCGTGGGGGTCAGCTGCTGCACCGGGTATGCGCTGGCCAAGTACGACAACAAGTGGCTCAAGGCGTTCTTCCTGTGCATCCTGGCCACCACGATGCTGCCGGGTGAGGTCATGCTCGCCCCGGAGTTCCTGGTGGTCCGCAACCTCGGCCTCTACAACTCGTTCGCCGGCATCATCCTTCCGGCCGTGCTCACCGCGACCGGATGCTTCATGTTCCGCCAGTTCTTCCTGACGGTCCCCGACGAACTGGTGGAAGCCGCGCGCATCGACGGTGCCCGTGAACTGTCGATCTTCCTGCGGATCATGGTGCCGCTGTCCCGGCCCATCATGCTGACCCTGGCCATCCTGTCCTTCCAGTGGCGCTGGAACGACTACATCTGGCCGCTGCTGATGCTCAACGACCCGAACAAGTTCACCGTGCAGATCGGCATCCAGAGCATCGTGGGCGCGCAGAACATCAACTGGTCGGTCCTGCTCGGCGCCTCGGTCATCTCCATGATCCCGCTGATCGCCGTCTTCCTGGTCTTCCAGCGCTACGTCATGGGCGCCGACATCAACGCCGGACTGAAGGACTGA
- a CDS encoding nucleoside/nucleotide kinase family protein, translating to MPLTFDDLVTRARSLTVPGRRTVLGVAGAPGAGKTTLAEHLVRALNGSGEPWVAHVPMDGFHLADVELDRLGLRDRKGAPETFDAAGYAALLRRLREETDDVVYAPGFERVLEQPIAGAIPVQPTARLVVTEGNYLLVWPGVRPQLDEVWFCELDEDERVRRLVARHEEFGKSHDEAVAWVRRSDQRNAELVAATRERADLVVPVSALSRWDA from the coding sequence GTGCCACTGACCTTCGACGACCTTGTGACCCGCGCCCGCTCCCTCACCGTGCCCGGCAGGCGGACCGTGCTCGGTGTCGCCGGCGCCCCCGGCGCGGGCAAGACGACCCTGGCCGAGCACTTGGTGCGGGCGCTCAACGGCTCCGGGGAACCCTGGGTGGCGCACGTCCCCATGGACGGCTTCCACCTCGCGGACGTGGAACTCGACCGGCTCGGGCTGCGCGACCGCAAGGGGGCGCCGGAGACCTTCGACGCGGCCGGGTACGCGGCGCTGCTGCGGAGGCTGCGCGAGGAGACGGACGACGTGGTGTACGCGCCGGGCTTCGAGCGGGTCCTGGAGCAGCCGATCGCCGGGGCGATCCCGGTCCAGCCGACCGCGCGTCTGGTCGTGACGGAGGGCAACTATCTGCTGGTGTGGCCCGGGGTCCGGCCGCAGTTGGACGAGGTGTGGTTCTGCGAGCTGGACGAGGACGAGCGGGTGCGCCGGCTGGTCGCCCGGCACGAGGAGTTCGGCAAGTCCCACGACGAGGCGGTGGCGTGGGTACGGCGCTCGGACCAGCGCAACGCGGAGCTGGTCGCGGCCACCCGGGAACGGGCCGACCTCGTGGTGCCGGTGTCGGCGCTTTCGCGATGGGACGCGTGA
- a CDS encoding SgcJ/EcaC family oxidoreductase: MPDEARIRALITAWAAAVHRGDLAGVSADHAQDIVMFDVASPHDGIRGLAAYRAAWPPLFAWQAQGGCFDIESLHIIAGTDVAYAHALVRCATPEELAAHPGLRIRLTFGLRKERGRWLVAHEHHSFPHD; the protein is encoded by the coding sequence ATGCCCGACGAGGCGCGGATCCGCGCCCTCATCACCGCCTGGGCCGCCGCCGTCCACCGCGGCGACCTCGCCGGTGTGAGCGCGGACCACGCCCAGGACATCGTGATGTTCGACGTGGCGTCGCCCCATGACGGCATCCGTGGCCTCGCCGCGTACCGTGCCGCATGGCCGCCCCTTTTCGCGTGGCAGGCCCAGGGCGGCTGCTTCGACATCGAGTCCCTTCACATCATCGCGGGCACCGATGTCGCCTACGCGCACGCCCTGGTGCGCTGCGCCACCCCGGAGGAACTCGCCGCCCACCCCGGTCTCCGGATCAGGCTCACCTTCGGTCTGCGCAAGGAGCGCGGCCGCTGGCTGGTGGCCCACGAGCACCACTCGTTCCCGCACGACTGA
- a CDS encoding sugar ABC transporter permease, whose protein sequence is MTKRASDVSAVSASPPRRRSKYTLAPLVLIAANVVLFALFFVWPAVIGLVYSFTNYTGVGVFQWVGLDNYHNLFGDSTFYDALTRTLLYTVLFVPLNFVVSLLAANLVVSKHAKGGSVARVVFFIPWLLSPIVVGVLWRWMFGENFGLVNYVIEKFGGDAVPWQSNADLSLLVVVMAAAWAWTGFTMLLFIAAIKNVPVSYYEAASLDGAGPWRQFFSITLPSIAPTSFIVILLNTINSMKEYPVFVALNNGGPGTSNNLLVQYIYETGFKRGQIGYASAASFVLMLILMAVAIIQLIVNRRVENR, encoded by the coding sequence ATGACAAAACGCGCCTCGGACGTGTCCGCCGTGTCCGCGAGCCCGCCCAGGAGACGCAGTAAGTACACCCTTGCGCCGCTCGTCCTCATCGCGGCCAACGTCGTGCTCTTCGCGCTGTTCTTCGTCTGGCCGGCGGTGATCGGGCTCGTCTACTCCTTCACGAACTACACGGGCGTGGGGGTGTTCCAGTGGGTCGGACTGGACAATTACCACAACCTGTTCGGGGACTCCACGTTCTACGACGCGCTGACCCGGACGCTGCTGTACACCGTCCTGTTCGTGCCGCTGAACTTCGTCGTCTCGCTGCTCGCCGCCAACCTGGTGGTGAGCAAGCACGCCAAGGGCGGGTCGGTCGCCCGCGTCGTCTTCTTCATCCCGTGGCTGCTGTCGCCCATCGTCGTGGGTGTCCTGTGGCGGTGGATGTTCGGCGAGAACTTCGGACTGGTCAACTACGTCATCGAGAAGTTCGGCGGAGACGCCGTTCCCTGGCAGTCCAACGCGGACCTCTCCTTGCTCGTGGTGGTGATGGCGGCGGCCTGGGCCTGGACGGGTTTCACGATGCTGCTGTTCATCGCGGCGATCAAGAACGTCCCCGTGTCGTACTACGAGGCCGCCTCGCTCGACGGCGCCGGCCCCTGGCGCCAGTTCTTCAGCATCACCCTGCCGAGCATCGCGCCCACCTCGTTCATCGTGATCCTGCTCAACACGATCAACTCGATGAAGGAGTACCCGGTGTTCGTCGCGCTCAACAACGGCGGACCCGGCACCTCGAACAACCTGCTCGTCCAGTACATCTACGAGACCGGCTTCAAACGGGGCCAGATCGGCTACGCGAGCGCCGCCTCGTTCGTGCTCATGCTCATCCTGATGGCCGTCGCGATCATCCAGCTGATCGTCAACCGGCGGGTGGAGAACCGATGA
- a CDS encoding BadF/BadG/BcrA/BcrD ATPase family protein — MQDTAPLVVGIDVGGTKTQLRAFAGDTLVADHVRSSSGWRPHDPVAAAGWLAALAADALPAGARPAALAVGGHACETPRQCTQIRTALQLHFDAPALVVGDAELLVPAAGLDKGVGLVAGTGSVAVGRFADGTPVQVGGWGALLGDEGGAAGLVREAVRAVWAAHDRGEKPDALALALLSGFDVPEVPALGAALEHATAASADWGRHAPAVFAAAEAGSPLACTVIAEAGRALAALVERLAARGVVVDDVVVAGSTVLAQPSLYDAFASALADSVPSARPRPLRAPPVDGAVAMARSLL; from the coding sequence GTGCAGGACACCGCACCCCTGGTTGTCGGCATCGACGTGGGCGGCACCAAGACACAGCTGCGCGCGTTCGCGGGCGACACCCTTGTCGCCGATCACGTCCGGTCCAGCAGCGGCTGGCGGCCCCACGACCCGGTGGCCGCCGCCGGATGGCTGGCCGCACTGGCCGCGGACGCGCTTCCGGCGGGCGCCCGCCCGGCCGCGCTCGCCGTGGGCGGGCACGCCTGCGAGACCCCGCGCCAGTGCACGCAGATCCGCACCGCTCTCCAACTGCACTTCGATGCGCCCGCACTGGTCGTGGGCGACGCCGAACTGCTCGTTCCCGCGGCGGGCCTGGATAAGGGGGTCGGCCTGGTCGCCGGCACCGGTTCGGTCGCCGTGGGCCGGTTCGCCGACGGCACACCGGTCCAGGTCGGCGGCTGGGGCGCGCTCCTCGGCGACGAGGGCGGCGCCGCGGGCCTGGTCCGCGAGGCCGTACGGGCCGTGTGGGCGGCGCACGACCGGGGCGAGAAGCCCGACGCGCTGGCGCTCGCTCTGCTGTCCGGGTTCGACGTCCCCGAAGTACCCGCGCTCGGCGCCGCACTGGAGCACGCCACGGCCGCCTCCGCCGACTGGGGCCGGCACGCCCCGGCCGTCTTCGCCGCCGCCGAGGCCGGATCCCCGCTCGCTTGCACGGTGATCGCCGAGGCGGGCCGCGCCCTGGCCGCGCTCGTCGAACGGCTCGCCGCCCGCGGGGTGGTGGTCGACGACGTCGTGGTCGCGGGCAGTACCGTCCTCGCCCAGCCTTCGCTGTACGACGCCTTCGCGTCGGCACTGGCCGACAGCGTGCCGTCGGCGCGCCCGCGTCCCCTGCGGGCACCGCCGGTGGACGGCGCGGTGGCGATGGCCCGTTCACTTCTGTGA
- a CDS encoding sugar ABC transporter substrate-binding protein: MTTVGVRRSSRLGRGGMRRLVSLAAAASAGALLLSACGSGGDSGGTSKSLTFWISTVPGQDAGWKKMVTQYKKETGVNLKLVNIPYDGYTTKLHNAAQANSLPDVAAVPALDPIWSSKLLDLSSIANKKSNNINANFLAKDSSGKVLAIPSDVTASGLFINKSLFEKAGVSFPASPSKTWTWTDFIAAANKVREKTGAKYSLTFDQSPSRLRAMVYEMGGKYVHADDSGKFSVDAATKKAVNTFVGWNDDKTMPKSVWTSGADPSAMFQSGDVVAYWSGVWQVASFADSIKKFEWASVPTPAQPVQASDVNSGGLVVGFNNNGDASKAATKFLSWLYEPAHYKALCEASGFLPVESGLNPTYPFKSEAAQAAFKLYNEEIPLYAPISGYFNGAQTQWVLKGKSLTEDPTKTELGKAINGQQSADKALQNIVDGYNQQVGG, translated from the coding sequence ATGACCACTGTGGGTGTGCGGCGCTCTAGCCGTCTCGGCCGCGGCGGCATGCGCCGCCTGGTTTCCCTCGCTGCCGCCGCCTCGGCGGGTGCCCTGCTGCTCTCCGCCTGCGGATCGGGGGGCGACTCGGGCGGGACCTCCAAGTCCCTGACGTTCTGGATCTCCACGGTTCCGGGGCAGGACGCGGGCTGGAAGAAGATGGTGACGCAGTACAAGAAGGAAACGGGCGTCAACCTCAAGCTCGTCAACATTCCCTACGACGGCTACACCACGAAGCTGCACAACGCCGCGCAGGCGAACTCCCTGCCCGACGTGGCCGCCGTGCCGGCGCTGGACCCGATCTGGTCGAGCAAGCTGCTCGACCTCAGCTCCATCGCCAACAAGAAGAGCAACAACATCAACGCCAACTTCCTGGCGAAGGACTCGTCCGGGAAGGTGCTGGCCATCCCCTCGGACGTCACCGCGTCCGGCCTGTTCATCAACAAGTCGCTGTTCGAGAAGGCGGGCGTCTCCTTCCCGGCCTCGCCGTCGAAGACCTGGACCTGGACCGACTTCATCGCGGCGGCGAACAAGGTCCGCGAGAAGACCGGCGCCAAGTACTCCCTGACCTTCGACCAGTCGCCCTCCCGGCTGCGCGCCATGGTGTACGAGATGGGCGGCAAGTACGTCCACGCCGACGACTCCGGCAAGTTCTCGGTGGACGCGGCGACCAAGAAGGCCGTGAACACGTTCGTCGGCTGGAACGACGACAAGACCATGCCGAAGTCGGTGTGGACGAGCGGCGCCGACCCGTCCGCCATGTTCCAGAGCGGTGACGTGGTCGCGTACTGGTCCGGCGTGTGGCAGGTCGCCTCCTTCGCGGACAGCATCAAGAAGTTCGAGTGGGCGAGCGTCCCGACCCCCGCCCAGCCGGTGCAGGCCAGTGACGTCAACAGCGGCGGCCTGGTGGTGGGCTTCAACAACAACGGCGACGCGTCCAAGGCCGCGACGAAGTTCCTGTCCTGGCTGTACGAGCCGGCCCACTACAAGGCCCTGTGCGAGGCGTCCGGGTTCCTGCCGGTCGAGAGCGGTCTGAACCCGACGTACCCCTTCAAGTCCGAGGCGGCGCAGGCGGCGTTCAAGCTCTACAACGAGGAGATCCCGCTCTACGCCCCGATCTCCGGCTACTTCAACGGCGCCCAGACGCAGTGGGTGCTGAAGGGCAAGAGCCTCACCGAGGACCCGACCAAGACGGAGCTCGGCAAGGCGATCAACGGCCAGCAGTCGGCCGACAAGGCCCTGCAGAACATCGTGGACGGCTACAACCAGCAGGTCGGCGGCTGA
- a CDS encoding phospholipid carrier-dependent glycosyltransferase: MPPDRSRHRPAGLTAGRMMASEQQTVLDTVPESGARDDEVRQPRPVRRWLVPLLVVVLLAQLAAAMVTTAVQQTPTIDEPVYVATAAEYLHGQGIRYNPEHPPLGKLVIAVGVAIADPHVDTGFDGPQIDLGPHLLYQSGNDPWRLMFWARLPVIVLTLLFGLVVFAFARDLAGRAAGLAALALYAFTPDVVAHGSLATLDVPMAGFLLTSVWLLWRARVRPRRYVPLAGLALGAALATKMSALPAVPVLLVLAALSVWTARRGAEKRRRLLHVLAGAAVLTLAAVAVVWASYLVVDPRLRWTSQDQVPVVHGLRGTLVELLPFPQAYADGMRIQFHFENYPWEGFLFGRVYTGHLWYYLPAALLVKTPLGLLALWAAGAVVLVAVRRLRPAAPYLLVPAAVLLASAMTGSRDFGTRYALFLPMFLTVAAGCVLAVRRRWATMATGALVLFVAVSSVRAFPYYLPYSNEAFGGPARTHLRLHDSNVDWGQDLGRLADRLRERYPGERIWLVYKGSGVPSAYGIEASDPREVPVGEVRGLLVVSDSSVAKARGRLAELIDSSRPVDEVGHSITIYRR; encoded by the coding sequence GTGCCTCCGGATCGCTCCCGCCACCGCCCGGCCGGTCTCACCGCGGGGCGGATGATGGCGAGCGAGCAGCAGACGGTCCTGGACACGGTTCCCGAGTCCGGGGCCCGCGACGACGAGGTGCGGCAGCCTCGACCGGTCCGGCGGTGGCTGGTGCCGCTCCTCGTCGTCGTGCTGCTCGCGCAGCTGGCGGCCGCGATGGTGACCACCGCCGTGCAGCAGACGCCCACGATCGACGAACCCGTCTACGTGGCCACGGCCGCCGAGTACCTGCACGGTCAGGGCATCCGCTACAACCCCGAGCACCCGCCGCTCGGCAAGCTCGTGATCGCCGTCGGGGTGGCCATCGCCGACCCGCACGTGGACACGGGTTTCGACGGTCCCCAGATCGACCTGGGCCCCCATCTGCTGTACCAGTCGGGCAACGACCCCTGGCGGCTGATGTTCTGGGCCCGGCTCCCGGTGATCGTGCTGACGCTCCTGTTCGGGCTGGTCGTGTTCGCCTTCGCCCGGGACCTCGCCGGACGGGCGGCGGGCCTTGCGGCACTCGCCCTGTACGCCTTCACCCCCGACGTCGTCGCCCACGGTTCGCTGGCCACGCTCGACGTGCCCATGGCGGGCTTCCTGCTCACCTCGGTGTGGCTGCTGTGGCGGGCCCGCGTACGGCCACGGCGGTACGTGCCCCTCGCCGGTCTGGCGCTCGGCGCGGCCCTGGCGACCAAGATGAGCGCGCTGCCGGCCGTGCCGGTCCTGCTGGTGCTGGCCGCCCTCTCGGTGTGGACCGCGCGCCGCGGTGCCGAGAAGCGCCGGCGGCTGCTCCACGTGCTCGCCGGGGCCGCGGTCCTGACCCTGGCCGCCGTCGCCGTCGTATGGGCGTCGTATCTCGTCGTCGATCCGCGGCTGCGGTGGACGTCCCAGGACCAGGTGCCGGTGGTGCACGGGCTGCGCGGGACCCTCGTCGAGCTGCTGCCGTTCCCCCAGGCCTACGCGGACGGCATGCGGATCCAGTTCCACTTCGAGAACTACCCGTGGGAGGGCTTCCTGTTCGGGCGGGTGTACACCGGGCACCTCTGGTACTACCTGCCCGCCGCCCTCCTGGTGAAGACCCCGCTGGGCCTGCTCGCGCTGTGGGCCGCGGGTGCCGTCGTGCTGGTGGCGGTACGGCGGCTGCGGCCCGCCGCGCCGTATCTGCTCGTGCCCGCCGCGGTGCTGCTCGCCTCGGCCATGACCGGCTCACGCGACTTCGGCACCCGGTACGCGCTCTTCCTGCCCATGTTCCTGACCGTGGCCGCGGGCTGTGTCCTCGCGGTACGCCGGCGCTGGGCGACGATGGCGACCGGGGCGCTGGTGCTGTTCGTCGCGGTCAGCTCGGTACGGGCTTTTCCCTACTATCTGCCGTACTCCAACGAGGCGTTCGGCGGACCGGCCCGTACCCATCTGCGGTTGCACGACTCCAACGTCGACTGGGGCCAGGACCTCGGCCGGCTCGCCGACCGGCTGCGCGAGCGCTACCCGGGCGAGCGGATCTGGCTCGTCTACAAGGGCAGCGGGGTGCCGTCCGCCTACGGCATCGAGGCCTCCGATCCGCGCGAGGTGCCGGTGGGCGAGGTGCGCGGACTGCTCGTCGTGTCGGACTCCTCGGTCGCCAAAGCCAGGGGCCGGCTGGCCGAGCTGATCGACAGCAGCCGTCCGGTCGACGAGGTCGGTCACTCGATCACGATCTACCGCCGATGA